The genomic segment TCAATTCGGTGATCTCATATCGCAGTTTGCATTCCGAGATCGAGTCCGGTTCTGCATTAAGCGCGGAAAGATATACTTTTGAAGTAAAAGATTATCTGGATACCGCTATGGGAATGACCAGAGGTTTCAGGATGCTTCTTATCTTCTCCAATCCTAAGAGAGAAGAGGTAATCAATACGATGCTCGAGATCCTACATCGGAATACTAAATGGTTCGGAATGTGGGTAGTGTACGAACCGAATGCATTCGACGGTGCGGACGCTCAGTATAAAAATAAGAAAGGTCATGATTCCACAGGAAGATTCGTGACTTACGTTCATTCCGTAAAATCAGTTACGGATGCAGTCATAGAACCTTCTATCAATTATGAGGCAACTGATGGAACTGCAGACTTCTATCAGATCCCTAAAAAGACAATGGAACCTTTGGTAACGGATCCATATACGTACACAGCCGGTGGAAAACAAGTGCAGATGATCTCTCTTTGTGTTCCTGTAAGTAATGGTGGAAAGTTTTGGGGAGTTCTTGGGTTGGACATTACTACCGCTCAATTACAAGAGACTATGGGAAATATAAAACCATTCCGGGGTTTAGGATATCTTGCTCTTATTTCTCCTAAAGGAATTTACGCTGCTAATGGTGGTGATCCTAGTTTAGTAGGTAAGGTAATCCCGGACGCAGAAGAATTAAAGTTAGTCCAAACTAAATCGGAAGAACACGAACGGTTTACATATGAATCTGATGGTAATACTCATCATTTCTTTCCATTCAAGATCGGTAAAGGACAGAAACAATGGATCATGCAGATCAGTATTCCTAATTCTATTTTTGCGAAGGAACTATTAAGTGTACTTTTTCAGAATGCTGTCTCTTCTCTACTCATTGTGAGTATGATAGTGATTGTTCTTCATTTTATATTCCAAAAATTGATCTCCGCGGGCTTATTAAAAGCGATCGGCTTTTCAGAAGAAATCGCGAAAGGAAATTTACTCGCTTCGTCCGATTATGATCGTAAGGACGAGATAGGTGCGTTATTAGCTGCGATGAATACGATGAGAGAACATCTATTCGGCGTGGTGAAAGAGATAGGATTTTCCACAAATAAGTTAGCCGGAACAGCGGAGAAAATGGCTGTTTCTTCTCGGAATTTTTCCGATGTGGCACAAACCCAAGCCTCAGCAGCTGAAGAATGTTCCGCAGCAGTAGAGGAATTGGCTGCTTCTGCCCAAAACGTTGGTAAGTCTATGCAGAGAGCTGTCTCTAGTATGAGAGAGATTGACGGAAACGTTATTTTATTAAAAGAACAGATTGCGAGTATCAATGCAGAGATGCAAAGTCTGGTGAGTCTGGCGGCTTCTTCCAAAGATGAGGCTGTTACCGGAGAATCCGCGATGAGCACTTCTAACCGTGCCATGGGTGCGATTGGAGACAGTGCTTCCCGTATTAATGAGATACTTTCTTTGATCACTGAGATCTCCGAAAAAACAAATCTTCTCGCATTGAATGCGGCGATAGAAGCAGCAAGAGCGGGAGAAGCAGGAAAAGGATTTGCGGTAGTCGCAGAAGAGATCGGAAAACTTGCTTCCCAAACTTCCAGCTCGGTCCAAGAGATCGGTGGACTAGTCAATTCTACAAACACTGCAGTTTTGGATGGAAACAAAAAAATGGGAGAAGCGTCTCAGATACTACAAAGGATCAAGGAGAGGGTAGACGAATTCGACAAATCAGCAAAAGCAGTTTTGAGTTCTGTTAAAACTCAGGAATCCAATACCAAAGAGATCGCAGAAAGTGCAAATTCCCTGATGACTTTCAGTCTTCAGATCGAAGAGGCAGTGACGGAACAAAGAAGAGCAACGGAGGAGATCACCAAAACTATCGTAAATATCTCGGAAGGTACACAGGATATTGCGACCGGTGCAGACGATCTTACTACATTCTCCGGGGATATGCATGGGCAATCCGAGCAATTATCCAATCTAATAGGAAAATTCAAAGTTAGCTAGAAAGAAAAAGATTCCAATATTTCTTTCCAATTTCAAAATGGAGCCCTTATGAGTATTCGGCTCCGAATTTCTTTATATATTTCCATCGTTCTATTCACCGCATTCTCCCTGCTTGCGGCTTATAATTCCTATTCTTCTTACCAGAATTTGAGAGAGGAAGTGGAACAGAGTTCCGATGTGACCGCGGAAAGATGGACTTTCGAAATTATGGAAGAATTGAATACTCTCATGGGTTTGATCCGTGGTTTTCGTTTTCCTTTGATCTATGCTTCTCCGGGGAGAGAGCAGGTAGTCCAAACTCTTCGTGAGATTATGAAACGAAACGAAAACTATTTCGGAATGTGGCTTTGTTATGAACCGAATGCGTATGACGGTAAGGATATTTTGTATAAG from the Leptospira andrefontaineae genome contains:
- a CDS encoding methyl-accepting chemotaxis protein, which produces MSIRARISLYLSLVLFLGFAVLTAINSVISYRSLHSEIESGSALSAERYTFEVKDYLDTAMGMTRGFRMLLIFSNPKREEVINTMLEILHRNTKWFGMWVVYEPNAFDGADAQYKNKKGHDSTGRFVTYVHSVKSVTDAVIEPSINYEATDGTADFYQIPKKTMEPLVTDPYTYTAGGKQVQMISLCVPVSNGGKFWGVLGLDITTAQLQETMGNIKPFRGLGYLALISPKGIYAANGGDPSLVGKVIPDAEELKLVQTKSEEHERFTYESDGNTHHFFPFKIGKGQKQWIMQISIPNSIFAKELLSVLFQNAVSSLLIVSMIVIVLHFIFQKLISAGLLKAIGFSEEIAKGNLLASSDYDRKDEIGALLAAMNTMREHLFGVVKEIGFSTNKLAGTAEKMAVSSRNFSDVAQTQASAAEECSAAVEELAASAQNVGKSMQRAVSSMREIDGNVILLKEQIASINAEMQSLVSLAASSKDEAVTGESAMSTSNRAMGAIGDSASRINEILSLITEISEKTNLLALNAAIEAARAGEAGKGFAVVAEEIGKLASQTSSSVQEIGGLVNSTNTAVLDGNKKMGEASQILQRIKERVDEFDKSAKAVLSSVKTQESNTKEIAESANSLMTFSLQIEEAVTEQRRATEEITKTIVNISEGTQDIATGADDLTTFSGDMHGQSEQLSNLIGKFKVS